One window of Alkaliphilus metalliredigens QYMF genomic DNA carries:
- a CDS encoding PhoH family protein yields MESQRQKSIPVEDGEFVKQLFGKFDENVKLIKKLLNIDLVSRAGELVILGTKEEIQLGEQLLVELYELYQSDQDLGSQNVLYTINAISGGERDQTKEYAGDVVFVTDRGKPIKPKTLGQKKYLDMISKKDLTFGIGPAGTGKTYLAVAMAVKAFRNEEVNRIILTRPAVEAGESLGFLPGDLKDKVDPYLRPLYDALFDILGVEKFEKYMERGLIEVAPLAYMRGRTLDHSFIILDEAQNTTKEQMKMFLTRVGLGSKAVVTGDVTQVDLPKGKLSGLKHVTEVLKEIDEIGFSFLTGKDVVRHRLVQRIIEAYEVADLKESTDYENKEYKQKIKKDN; encoded by the coding sequence TTGGAAAGTCAACGACAGAAAAGCATACCAGTTGAGGACGGAGAGTTCGTCAAACAGTTATTTGGAAAATTTGATGAAAATGTCAAGCTAATTAAAAAATTGTTGAATATTGATTTGGTTTCTCGGGCTGGAGAGTTGGTAATATTAGGAACAAAGGAAGAAATTCAATTAGGCGAACAACTGCTTGTAGAATTGTATGAGCTTTACCAAAGTGATCAAGATTTAGGTAGCCAAAATGTACTCTATACAATCAATGCAATCTCAGGAGGAGAAAGAGACCAAACCAAGGAATATGCTGGGGATGTTGTTTTTGTTACTGATAGAGGAAAGCCCATTAAGCCCAAAACATTAGGACAAAAAAAATACCTAGATATGATCAGCAAAAAAGATTTGACATTTGGGATTGGACCGGCAGGAACTGGAAAAACATATCTGGCTGTGGCCATGGCTGTCAAGGCCTTCAGAAATGAGGAGGTCAATCGCATTATCTTGACAAGACCTGCTGTGGAAGCTGGCGAAAGTCTCGGCTTTCTGCCTGGAGATTTAAAGGACAAGGTAGACCCTTATCTACGCCCCCTATACGATGCACTGTTTGATATTTTAGGAGTTGAAAAATTTGAAAAATATATGGAACGTGGATTGATTGAAGTGGCGCCACTAGCCTATATGAGAGGAAGAACCTTAGATCATTCCTTCATTATTTTAGACGAGGCTCAGAACACAACAAAGGAACAAATGAAAATGTTCTTAACCCGAGTTGGACTGGGTTCAAAGGCAGTGGTGACTGGAGATGTGACCCAGGTTGATTTACCTAAGGGGAAATTGTCTGGACTCAAACATGTCACAGAGGTACTGAAGGAAATCGATGAAATCGGTTTTTCCTTTTTAACTGGAAAAGATGTTGTCAGACATAGACTTGTACAACGAATCATCGAGGCTTATGAGGTAGCAGATCTAAAGGAAAGCACAGACTATGAAAATAAAGAGTATAAACAAAAAATTAAAAAAGACAACTAG
- the yqfD gene encoding sporulation protein YqfD has translation MLILNLWNYFRGYVIIKVEGLSLEKFINLCIVREIYLWDIKRTNYTTVEMKVGIKAFKELRKIVRRTGCRVSIIEKSGYPFVAHQLKKRKMLLLGAFFSLLLLIFTASFIFTIELIGNDKIQEEEILEALNESGLKIGSNRYLIDRNEIEEELMIRFSDLAWVGIEIRGIQARVEIVEKTTPPVRVERDTPSHVVARKNAVIERIVAKNGDAVVKQGDIVSEGDLLITGVIEREQMENPMIVHAYGEVYGKTYYETTKAMELIKINKEKTGETFTRRMFKIGDLQLSLDHGEIPYEVYIIEKTTKKLLKWRNQSFPVEMIVDTYYEAIEVDEMVELETAKKKLHEAAIAELLEEIPLEAEVLNTMVDFKTSENTLYGKITIEALEEISAQSIIEIEARLNNEERLDTEED, from the coding sequence GTGTTAATACTTAATCTATGGAATTATTTTAGGGGTTATGTTATTATAAAAGTAGAAGGATTATCATTGGAAAAGTTTATCAATTTGTGTATTGTCCGGGAGATTTATTTATGGGACATTAAACGCACTAACTATACAACAGTAGAGATGAAAGTAGGCATAAAAGCCTTTAAAGAATTAAGAAAAATTGTAAGAAGGACAGGATGTCGTGTTTCTATTATAGAAAAAAGTGGCTACCCATTTGTTGCTCATCAACTTAAAAAGAGGAAAATGCTTTTATTGGGAGCATTTTTTTCTTTACTATTACTTATTTTTACTGCTTCTTTCATTTTTACCATCGAATTAATCGGAAACGATAAAATTCAAGAAGAAGAAATTCTTGAAGCTTTAAATGAATCAGGATTGAAAATAGGCAGCAATCGCTATTTGATAGACCGAAATGAAATAGAAGAGGAATTGATGATCAGATTCAGTGATTTGGCATGGGTGGGGATCGAGATTAGAGGTATCCAAGCTAGGGTAGAAATAGTAGAGAAGACAACACCCCCAGTAAGAGTCGAAAGAGATACTCCCAGTCATGTAGTTGCAAGAAAAAATGCAGTTATTGAACGAATTGTGGCTAAAAATGGTGATGCTGTAGTGAAACAGGGTGATATTGTCTCTGAGGGAGATCTTTTAATTACAGGGGTAATAGAGAGAGAGCAGATGGAAAATCCAATGATTGTCCATGCATATGGAGAAGTCTACGGAAAAACCTACTATGAGACAACAAAAGCAATGGAACTCATTAAAATAAACAAGGAAAAGACAGGGGAAACATTTACGCGAAGGATGTTTAAAATAGGGGATCTACAATTATCATTAGATCATGGAGAAATTCCCTATGAAGTCTATATTATAGAAAAGACAACAAAAAAGCTTCTTAAATGGAGGAATCAAAGCTTTCCTGTCGAAATGATTGTAGATACCTATTATGAGGCTATTGAAGTTGATGAAATGGTGGAATTAGAGACGGCGAAGAAAAAGCTTCATGAAGCCGCAATAGCCGAATTACTTGAGGAGATCCCCTTAGAGGCTGAAGTGCTCAATACCATGGTAGACTTCAAAACAAGTGAGAACACACTTTATGGAAAAATCACCATAGAGGCCTTAGAGGAAATAAGCGCTCAAAGTATAATTGAAATTGAAGCAAGGCTAAATAACGAGGAAAGACTAGATACTGAGGAGGATTAA
- the yqfC gene encoding sporulation protein YqfC, with protein MNKSQEIKKSLSEILELPQDIMLDLPKITLVGNLQIYIENHKGIIEYTTSRIRINTKSGTLRIIGKNLSIKNIVVEEIVIVGEIQAVEFID; from the coding sequence GTGAACAAGAGTCAGGAAATTAAGAAGAGTTTATCGGAAATTCTAGAATTACCACAAGACATTATGTTAGACCTACCTAAAATCACATTGGTTGGCAACCTGCAAATTTATATTGAAAATCATAAGGGAATTATCGAGTATACTACCAGTCGAATTAGAATTAATACAAAAAGTGGTACATTAAGGATAATCGGTAAGAACTTATCAATTAAGAATATTGTGGTAGAAGAAATCGTGATTGTCGGTGAAATCCAAGCGGTGGAATTCATTGATTAA
- the floA gene encoding flotillin-like protein FloA (flotillin-like protein involved in membrane lipid rafts), with the protein MTEFIPFIILIGVAFVILSIILSFVPVGLWITAQFSGVKVGIFTLVGMRFRRVQPIRIINPLIKATKAGIDINIDKLEAHYLAGGDVNTLVDALIAAQRAEINLPFERAAAIDLAGRQVLEAVQVSVNPKVIETPKIAAVAKDGIEVMARARVTVRANIERLVGGAGEETIIARVGEGIVTTVGSATTHKHVLENPDMISKTVLSKGLDAGTAYEILSIDIADIDIGRNIGAQLQTDQADADKRIAQAKAEERRAMAVAKEQEMKAAVQEMRAKVVEAEAEVPKALATALREGKMGVMDYYNMKNIMADTDMRDSISKVAPNEKKYEEE; encoded by the coding sequence ATGACAGAATTTATTCCATTTATCATTTTGATTGGTGTCGCGTTTGTTATTTTGTCGATTATATTGAGCTTTGTTCCGGTAGGATTATGGATTACTGCACAGTTCTCCGGAGTAAAGGTTGGCATTTTCACCTTGGTTGGAATGCGTTTTAGAAGAGTTCAGCCAATCAGAATTATTAATCCATTGATTAAAGCCACTAAGGCGGGTATCGATATAAACATTGATAAACTAGAGGCCCATTATTTAGCAGGCGGAGATGTTAACACCTTGGTGGATGCATTGATTGCAGCACAAAGAGCAGAGATCAATCTACCATTTGAACGAGCCGCTGCCATTGACTTAGCAGGTCGTCAAGTGCTAGAGGCGGTCCAAGTCAGTGTTAACCCAAAGGTAATTGAAACGCCTAAGATTGCAGCTGTTGCCAAGGATGGGATTGAAGTTATGGCAAGAGCAAGGGTAACAGTAAGAGCAAACATTGAACGACTTGTTGGTGGAGCTGGTGAAGAAACCATCATTGCAAGAGTTGGTGAAGGAATTGTAACCACAGTAGGTTCTGCTACGACCCATAAGCATGTGCTTGAAAACCCGGATATGATATCAAAAACAGTATTAAGCAAAGGGTTAGATGCAGGAACAGCCTATGAAATTTTATCCATTGATATTGCTGACATTGATATCGGTAGAAATATCGGTGCCCAGCTACAAACAGACCAAGCTGATGCTGACAAGCGTATCGCTCAGGCTAAGGCCGAAGAAAGAAGAGCAATGGCTGTTGCTAAGGAGCAGGAAATGAAGGCTGCTGTTCAAGAAATGAGAGCCAAGGTAGTAGAAGCTGAAGCAGAAGTACCAAAGGCCTTAGCTACTGCCCTAAGAGAAGGAAAAATGGGTGTTATGGATTACTATAACATGAAGAACATCATGGCTGACACTGATATGCGTGATTCTATTTCAAAGGTAGCACCAAACGAAAAGAAGTATGAAGAAGAGTAA